The Candidatus Lernaella stagnicola sequence GCCCCCGGCCACGCCGAACCACACGAGTTGCCCGCGCGGCGCCAGCATCTTGAAATCGTCGCCGACCGTCGAGCCAAACACCGAATTGTAAATGACGTCCGCCCCGTGACCGGCCGTCAATTCGGCCACCGCCTCGGGCAGGTTCTCGGCATCGCGGTAGTTGAGAACCTGTTCGGCGCCCAACTCGCGCGCCCGGGCCGCTTTGTCGTCGGACCCCACCAAGGCAATCACGTGCGCTCCGCGGGCCCGCGCCAGACCGTTGATCAAGCTACCGACCGACCCGGCGGCGGCGTAATTGACGACCCAGTCACCGGGCTCCGGCGCGGCGACGGTGTGCGTCAGGTGATACGCCGTCATTCCGGAGACCGGCAGGCCGGCCGCCGTCTCCAGGGGCAGGTCTTCGGGCACATCGACCACCGCGGCGACGTGGGCCACGGCGTACTGCGCGTATCCGCCCTGTTCCACCAACGCCACGACGCGCCGGCCCAAGATCGCCTGATCGACGCTGTCCCCTACGGCGTCAACAACGCCCGCGATTTCCAGGCCGGGGATTAGGGGAAAAGTCGGTATGGGTTGATACGCGCCGTGGCGCACGAGCACGTCGGCGAAATTGACGCCTGCCGCTGCGACGCGAATCCGCACCTGTTTTTGGCCTGGTTCGGGTATGGCTTGTTCGACAAGACGAAGGCTATCGGGGGCTCCGGGGCCTTCCAGGCGGATGGCTTGCATATAAATCTCCTACGAAGGCGGGGACTTAGCCGCACTTGTCCCGCGCCGATTAAATGCTAATCTACCACGTTGGTCGAATCTGAAGGAGGCTCCGATGCGACGTTTTTGGTTATTGGTTTTGATTGCCTTGTTGGCGGCTTCTCTGTTTGTGGCGGCCTG is a genomic window containing:
- a CDS encoding zinc-binding dehydrogenase; this translates as MQAIRLEGPGAPDSLRLVEQAIPEPGQKQVRIRVAAAGVNFADVLVRHGAYQPIPTFPLIPGLEIAGVVDAVGDSVDQAILGRRVVALVEQGGYAQYAVAHVAAVVDVPEDLPLETAAGLPVSGMTAYHLTHTVAAPEPGDWVVNYAAAGSVGSLINGLARARGAHVIALVGSDDKAARARELGAEQVLNYRDAENLPEAVAELTAGHGADVIYNSVFGSTVGDDFKMLAPRGQLVWFGVAGGMPNSKRLLAGMMRRFADAPRFSLYHLGASVKHDAERHRQGWQELFAHLRDGTARLPLHGVYALADAAVAHAALESRATMGKLVLKP